The genomic stretch TCCATCACCCCGAATAGTACCTGTGTGTTTCTCTTCAGGTGCTCGAGCATAGCGCTGGTGCCCATGTAGTACGCCATCgaaactttgcacagtgtaCAAACCACCTTTTTGCTTTGTTGTAATTTGAACTACGCCAATAATTGCACAGTgatatttaagaaaaaacatTTGATGTAATGAACTGAAGCATTTTAGAAACGATGAAGGTAATTccataaaaatgatttttaaaaagtgaggCGTCGATGTTATTGACCACGTTGACTAATCGCGGGAGCCCTAATTGCTAGAAGTAAAAAGTCTCGCATGTTCAGGTGTGCAGTACAGCAGCCACCTGACAGCGGATGACTGCTACTCCTTGGGAAAGACGGCCTACGAGGAAGAAGATCATTACCATTCCGTACTGTGGATGCAGGAAGCACTGCGACGGCTGCACACAGGCGAGGAGGCCTTCGTCTCCCAGGCTGAAGTTCTGGACTATCTCAGCTATTCCGTCTACCAGATGGGAGACGTTCATCGGACTCGTGAGCTGACAAGACGCCTGATTTCAGCTGGTAGGCCTGGCGCCTGCCTCCGTCTTCGTCTGTTTCAGTCTGTCAGTCACAGAAGGAGCCTTTGCTGTCCCTATTTGGCCTTTTGCGATTTTACTGTaaaagctttgttttttttttccctgaaatTGCAACGTTTTATTCAAAATGTAATTGATTTATCGATTACGTggcttttaaaatatgtttagtTAATGCTATAGTGCGTCTAGTTCTGCATTTTTCAAGTTATTCTCGTAGTTTTGCATTTGAGAAGGAGGTTCCCCTTCTGTTCTAACAAAGACACCGATGTGTCACAATCTGAATGAAATTAGCCGGAAGAAGAAAAATCATCATACAGTCCATGAGACTGCGTTGGTTTACTGATTACCATGGGAACTGGGTGAGAGCTGGAAGTCGAGTCCCCACAGAGATGTCGGTGTCAGAGTAACGGTCCTTTCTGTCTTCGTCAGATCCCACCCATGAAAGGGCGAGAGGAAACCTACAGCACTTAGAGCTGATTCTGTCCAATGAGGCGACCCAGAGCAGTACCATGGCAACAGCAGCAAAGCCCATAACACTGGAAACCTATCAGCGTCCCCCCAGTCATCTGTCTGACAGGGAGATATATGAGGCCCTTTGCAGGGGAGAGGGGGCCACAATGGTAAGTGTCCAGTGGGGGTCTGCTAAactgctgtgtctgtctgcccaaTGGCTCTCCTGTGTTGACCCCTTCCAAattgattgggggggggggattctgtaATTCCTGGCCACTTTCATGTGTCGTTTTACTACCtcacaacaggaactgtgactTTCATGCTAAATATGCACGGGGGGATGCAAAAAGCGTGTAGGTAAATCTTTACATGTAATTTCATACAGAACTACGCTGCCAcaccaaaacaatggaggatgaacAAGTTGTTTGAAAAAAGTtgaaaatatgggacaaatcTCATTTTCATACCGGCTGCGACATGTTTGAGTTTTAAATCTGGTCtgtcattttccacagaataaaaaagcCACGTAACATTGCCAAGGCTTATTAGTGTGATAAAGGTTACCTGCCCGCACCTGTTATATTAGACAGAAGTATGTCAGTTAGCCATCAAATTTTCTGAAGCAGGAATatggagatgcaagcaaaaaggttctcattaatgcattaaaaaataattccatctgctcattTTTGCTCCACTATTGATATTTTCCCAGCACTTCTGCATAACTTCCATGTTAGTGCTGGTGCTTATGGTCAACCAGTCTGCAGAGTACATTGAAATGATAGTAGTTGTTGATCAAGCAAAAAAACGAAAGGTTCAGGACCTACCTCTGAGGAACTACAGTCGGGCCAAGTTCTTCCAGTGGGAACACAACAGAAGTTCCTGGTTCCtgaaaaaggttctggttcctgCTGTGGGAAAGCCCCTTTTGTCGCTTTATTCATACATGTACTCTCCCGTCTCGCAGACGTGAGTAAACAGTAGGTGTAGACCGGTGTTCGCACTGCTAAGTGTGGTGAGTAACCCCTCCGACCCCCATCTTGTGCTCAGACTCCACAAAGGCGCAGTAAGCTCTTCTGCCGCTACCAGGACCGGGGCAGGAACCCACGGCTGCTCGTGGCCCCTATGAAGGAGGAGGATGAGTGGGATAGCCCACACATTGTGCGCTACCATGATGCCCTGTCACAGGCTGAGATCGAGAGGATCAAAGATCTCGCCAAGCCCAAGGTGAGAAGGTCACAGCGCATGTCATGGAAGGTCATGGTCATGCTGCTAGAACTGCGGTTAAAATCAAGGAAATTATTTGGGCCTGTTGACGTAGTTGTGGTCATTTCTGATGGAAGTACTGCACGTAAAAAACACTTTTTGATTATTatgtgtttttcctgttttgtatGTTGTCGTTTTGTTTATACTTGTTCGCAAAGCTCGCAAGGGCTACGATACGCGACCCAGTGTCAGGCGTTCTAACAGTGGCCAATTACAGAGTGTCTAAAAGGTAAGCAGTGAAACGGGTTCGTTGGCCGTGTTCCCTGCGCTGACCGATTCCCCTGATCGTCTTGGCTGGTGCCTGTCTCCGCCCTTCATGCTGGGTTGGCATCTCGGCTCTCTTTCATGTGCCCCCAGCGCCTGGCTAGAATACAAGGTGGACCCTGTTATTGCCCGCGTCACTCGGAGGATAGCCGACGTAACGGGGCTCTCGTTGGAGACTGCTGAGTCGCTGCAGGTGCTTTGCGTCTTTCTGTGGGTTTGATGTGCATCTGAGCTGTCCTTAAAAATACATGTATCCTTCAGTCCAGAGTCCGAACATATCCTCCCATTTGCTGCCTGTAATTCCTCCTTAAATGCGTCTTTTCTGTGTCACCGAACAGGTTGCAAACTACGGAATAGGAGGCCAATATGAGCCACATTACGATTTCTCGAGGGTAAGCTCTGTGTACAAATGACGGCCTAATCAACAAAAGCCCGATAACAAACACTTAAAATCAGATTTATTTTCAGAAATGAAAGATCTTTTAAAACAGGCAAGTAGTAAATCCTTGGTTTACTGGGTTGAAATCCCATTATTGGTCTTATTAGGTTGACTGGCAAAATACTAATGAAAAATACAGTTTTTTCCAGGACTGAATCAGATGTGGACAGTGTTGGTTATAGTACCACCTAGTGAGCAAATCACATTAATTAACAAACATTAACTCCTCCCTGCAAATTAAGCTTgtaattatactgtatatttgcaTTGTATGGGCCAGAAGTTTTTGTTTGCAGTTAAAGCTGTAAACTTTCTTTCAGCGTCCGTTTGACAGCGACCTCAAGATTGAAGGAAATAGGCTTGCGACGTACCTGAATTATGTAAGTTTGTGACTCTCCTGTGAGGCACATGCTACCCTTCAATGGATTTACTGTACAATTTTATCTTCATAGAAAGATGAGCCTGATGTTATCAAATCATTAGGCAGTGGAAATCATCAGGCTACTTTTTAATGTTAAGTAAGTATGTAAGTACCGATGACACAAGTAGACGAATCAATGTTTTTCCTTGGTGTTTCCATCATAATACATCATACTTGGTGGTATTTCTGTCTAATGCATCAGCTGTAGCTTGACCTTACATTTAGATTTACTGTGTATTCAAAGTGAGCTGtttctattttttaattaatgaccATTATAATTTGCAAAAAGGCAAATTATTAGGAAACAGTTTCCACTTCTATGCAAATGACTTAACAATTACTTGGCACGTATACGTTGAGTATAGCCTCACCTTAAATTGCATTTTCACAGTCCCTTATCAGTAAAACACTATGTCATTACAATAAACCTTAACTAAACATTAAGTTCATTTTGACAAGCAGGCAAAATTTCGGCTTAAGCTGCGACTGCCCATCTGATATCGCTGTTTTCCTCCAAAAGCTGAGCGACGTGGAGGCTGGAGGTGCTACGGTCTTCACAGACATCGGCGTGGCATTGCGGCCTAGACAGGTGAATGATCATTTCAGTAAAGGGTGACGCAGTCACACTTGTTTGCACTGTGCGCAAATATTGTTGTATTCTTTGGAGGTGTATTTACAGTACAACAGCAGTAGGTGTCGCAATTTCACATTAAATTTCCTCATGGTAGTCTCCAAACTGTTAAGGGTTGGTtatgaaaaatattgttttaggGAGCAGTATTTTCTACTCCGCTGATTAAAATCAAATTTTGAGTTATTGCCATAACACTTGATTTTTAAGCATTTGTGAAAAGTAAGCAAAGTAGAACAAGTAAGAATAATCCGCAGAACTGTTTTTGCTCTTTCATCTTTTTTCTATAATTTCGGCTGTTTTCTTGCCCTCCAGGGTACTGCTGTGTTCTGGCACAACCTCCATAGGAGTGGAAAGGGAGACTTAAGGACGAGACATGCTGCCTGTCCGGTGCTGCTAGGCAACAAATGGGGTGAGTCTGCACAGTCTGACCCTCCGGGTACAGAGACCGTTCACATTTAAACTTCTGTGTTATTCACCAAACCTCATATGCTAGTAAAAGGAGCTCTTGtacccaggggcggattaaggtgtacagaggcccctaggctacagtagtctgtgggccccccaaccccgcccccctccgcgccaatgggggcccccttgcaggctggcacacgtggggcccctaggcttaagccatatctagcctgtgcgttaatccgcccctgcttgTACCTAAGAAGGATGGTGTACTATAAAGCAACGTTTTCCAGTCCGCTCAGGAACCCACTGATGGGCCACAtttcgctccctccctgctccctgtcagacagtccacattttctttgcttggaagggagcaaaaacgtggactgtctgtggatcccTGGAGACCGGATTGGACCGTATTAAAGAAATAAGCTGAACACTCCTCCATCAGTGAACGTCTGACACCTTTATGGTCCCAGCATGTAGAATGCAGTCTATAGTTACTGGTTCCTCGTATTTGGGCTCTGTGGACACATTGTGTGTCTCCCCTCGTTTTAGCgctctgtgtttgtttttaatgttttcagAGCCAAAAACCAAACAGAGCTCAATTCACGTAATAAAAATTTGTCGTTAGCAGTTATCATTAGCttctgctatttttttttgtgctttattgGTTTAGTGTTATTCAATTAAACTTTGGAGGTAGCGGATTAGCAGTTATCAGCTTTTTCCGGTCAGTTGTACCCACCACTGACAATTGACGTCGGTGACTTGGCCTATCCCGTGCTCCTTCTTTTTACTCTCTGAAGTAGAACCACGTTAGGGTAGCCTATGCTAGCTCTTCACTAGCTTTTTCAGAACCAGAGTTTTTACTGTTGCACAGTAACAACAAGCTGCTTGGTACTCATTGTGATTACATGGATGTACTGTAAGTAAAAGAGTCCTGAGATCAGTATGCTGGACAGACTGCAGTGTGAACCAAATAAACACAATCTGCCCCCTGATATTTTGCTATTGGCAGTAGCCAATATGTGGATCCATGAGCGAGGCCAAGAGTTTCGAAGGCAGTGCGGACTGACGGAGGGGGACTGACCTGGATCGCTGCTCTCATCCCCCTAATGTTCCCAGCCAGTGATTACTGCTGCTTGTCCTTATGTGGTTCTCATTCTGCACTTGGGCTACAGAGTAGCTGGAATTTAATGCAGACGTGGAAGCCAACATTTCTCTAATTACTCAGTTTTAATGTTAGATTGCTTGTTTTTAGTTTCTgcaaaccaaacattttttaatttaacattttaCTTTCTTTTAAATTCcattatataatttaaatatacaggTAGTAAACAATTATACTGTGTATCACCTGACAAGCTCCTGAAATAGCAATGTTTTTAGTCTGTATCTCTCTTGGGAAAGTTGGCAAAGTAGCAGTTATCAAGAAATGTGACTCTTGaaaagaataaaatgtttttgaaaacaTGTCCAGTTCTTGGTGtctgaattatttaaatgtgtgtGGAATGCATTGTTGATACCAGACAAttaactattttatttattgtatcgCTTAAATGAGGAATACATATGGGTTTAGAACTGGCTGCTGCTTTCATGGCACATGACACTTATTAAATCATAACATATTTGccaattaaatgaaatattttaccAACATTGCACACACATTGTATGGGTGAAAATCTGGAATTGAtaaaattttgagacaaatcgcACCAAAATTAAAGCAATGCTCCTTAGTGGAGGGGTCACTGTAGGAGACTCTTGACATTGTgcataactcaaaaagtatttacTGAGTGTTATTATCACTTAACAATATGATATGGTGTGGTAGAATTTTCGTTGAAGTTGATTCATTTAAGAGTGTGACAAACTTTATTTCACTGCAAAGCTTTGGAGAACAGACACTCAGCAGTCTTTCATGCGTCTCGTGCTCGGATCCCTGAATAACAAGTGCATACATCTTTTATAGCTAAGAACGCGGCATAAATcggagctagataagattttaaccactctgagctattagttaagttctcctcaaACGAGCttccgaatggcctcctctcgtttgtaaatttcttatgttccccACAAAGTTCAAGGAGGGGTTGGATACCTGTGGACACCAGTTACTGCTGCTAAATGGGGCCCATTATCAGTCCAAGGCAGGGTCGACCTTTTCATGATCACTCTTGTGGTTTCATTACCCTCTTCAAACAAGCTGAGTTCCTTCTTTCTCCTTTCACGTATCCTTGACCCCTAACatacattcaattcaattcaattttatttatatagcgcattatcacaacattacattgtctcaatgcgctttacatttctgcctcgtaaggaccccccagtgagtaagccaaaggcaacggtggcaaggaaaaactccctaagaggaagaaaccttgggaggaaccagacccaaagggggagcccatcctccatgggccggcagatgagtcaaacaattGAAACATCCATTTCTTATACATGTTTTCTGCAGCAGCCTTACTTCTTGGGTCAGGTCTGTACCTTGATCCGCTCCGTTTTGCAGAATAAGTCATACCAAATTACGTTAGTTCCTCTTATCTAAAAAATGAAAACCTATTACTTCAGCAAGCTTACATTATATGTTTAGTATATTAAATGTTTCAAGGCAGAGGTTAACTGTTACAATCATCATATTTGAACCAACAGTGTTATAATTCTCATTATTAATTACTGATTGAATTTGCATTGAGTTTGCATAACCATTGGATTTTTCTTCCACGATGGATCAAGATCTACACCTGATTGTATTTTGAGAAAAATCACACCGAAATTGAAGAGGCAGCACTATCTTGCGACAAAGGAAGGAAAAGCAGCTGCAGAAGACGCATGTTCTTCTGAACACTGGAGTTCTAGTATTTCATGGATCTTTCTGATACTCAGTGTTAATGGCACTAATCCCTATTGCAGCACTTTAAAATGCTGACTTGCGATAACctttaaaaaattttaatccaATGGTTTTCTTCTACC from Paramormyrops kingsleyae isolate MSU_618 chromosome 10, PKINGS_0.4, whole genome shotgun sequence encodes the following:
- the LOC111833420 gene encoding prolyl 4-hydroxylase subunit alpha-2-like codes for the protein MRLAMFFCLSGALFCIPHIQAEFYTSIGQMTELIFTERELVHSLKEYICSAESKLAFIKSWADKLDVLTQVSTADPEGYLAHPVNAYKLMKRLNSEWPQLETLVQQDLSSGFIANISLRRQFFPDDEDERGAARALFRLQDTYRLDSELLSSGQLPGVQYSSHLTADDCYSLGKTAYEEEDHYHSVLWMQEALRRLHTGEEAFVSQAEVLDYLSYSVYQMGDVHRTRELTRRLISADPTHERARGNLQHLELILSNEATQSSTMATAAKPITLETYQRPPSHLSDREIYEALCRGEGATMTPQRRSKLFCRYQDRGRNPRLLVAPMKEEDEWDSPHIVRYHDALSQAEIERIKDLAKPKLARATIRDPVSGVLTVANYRVSKSAWLEYKVDPVIARVTRRIADVTGLSLETAESLQVANYGIGGQYEPHYDFSRRPFDSDLKIEGNRLATYLNYLSDVEAGGATVFTDIGVALRPRQGTAVFWHNLHRSGKGDLRTRHAACPVLLGNKWVANMWIHERGQEFRRQCGLTEGD